The following are encoded together in the Glycine soja cultivar W05 chromosome 5, ASM419377v2, whole genome shotgun sequence genome:
- the LOC114412554 gene encoding E3 ubiquitin-protein ligase RGLG2-like, with protein MGGNNSKEDSNWRQNSPVRSSSSASSWGSYPDPNSGYGQGGYTYEQQQPSYPTQQQYYAQPPPPLPQNYGYEPQPHASGRVASHRNEKRLDRKYSRIADNYNSIDEVTEALAHAGLESSNLILGIDFTKSNEWTGKHSFNRKSLHHIGNGPNPYEQAISIIGKTLAAFDEDNLIPCFGFGDASTHDQDVFSFYPDERFCNGFEEVLSQYREIVPNIRLAGPTSFAPIVEMAMTIVEQSGGQYHVLVIVADGQVTRSIDTERGRLSPQEQRTVDAIVEASKFPLSIILVGVGDGPWDMMKEFDDNIPARAFDNFQFVNFTEIMSKNIPPSRKEAAFALAALMEIPSQYKAAIELNLLGSRNANAPQRVALPTPSYGSASMGTSKPYGSASFGASKPYGSASFDAPKPFGSSKPSHPANFEQSAPSYYDNRDLVGTAPPAPSSTYDNQLCPICLTNSKDMAFGCGHQTCCECGQDLQSCPICRSPINTRIKLY; from the exons ATGGGGGGTAACAATTCCAAGGAGGATAGCAATTGGAGGCAGAATTCACCTGTGCGTTCAAGTTCTTCTGCGTCTTCTTGGGGTTCATATCCTGACCCCAACTCGGGTTATGGTCAGGGGGGTTACACTTATGAGCAGCAACAGCCTTCTTATCCTACACAGCAACAATATTATGCCCAGCCGCCACCTCCACTGCCACAAAACTATGGCTATGAACCTCAGCCTCATGCTAGTGGCAGAGTGGCCAGCCATAGAAATGAAAAGCGGTTAGACAGGAAGTACTCGAGAATTGCAGATAACTACAATTCCATAGACGAG GTGACTGAGGCTCTTGCTCATGCGGGCCTTGAGTCTTCAAATCTTATTCTTGGTATTGATTTCACTAAGAGCAATGAGTGGACAG GAAAGCATTCCTTTAACAGAAAAAGTTTGCATCACATTGGGAATGGTCCAAACCCCTATGAACAAGCAATATCAATTATTGGGAAAACCTTGGCTGCATTTGATGAGGATAACTTGATTCCTTGTTTTGGATTCGGGGATG CATCAACACATGATCAAGATGTCTTCAGTTTCTATCCAGATGAACGATTTTGCAATGGATTTGAAGAAGTGTTGAGTCAGTATAGGGAAATTGTTCCTAATATTCGACTTGCAG GTCCTACTTCATTTGCACCAATTGTTGAAATGGCCATGACAATAGTTGAGCAGAGTGGAGGCCAGTACCATGTTTTGGTGATAGTTGCAGACGGCCAG GTAACAAGAAGCATTGACACTGAGCGTGGGAGGCTAAGTCCACAGGAGCAGAGGACTGTGGATGCCATTGTTGAGGCCAG TAAATTTCCTCTTTCAATCATATTGGTTGGTGTTGGGGATGGTCCTTGGGACATGATGAAGGAGTTTGATGACAATATTCCAGCTCGGGCCTTTGATAATTTTCAG TTTGTGAATTTCACGGaaattatgtcaaagaatattCCTCCTTCTCGAAAAGAAGCAGCATTTGCACTTGCAGCACTGATGGAAATTCCTTCTCAGTATAAGGCAGCAATAGAGCTTAATCTCTTGGG TAGTCGAAACGCCAATGCTCCTCAGAGAGTTGCCCTCCCAACACCATCATATGGTTCAGCATCTATGGGCACTTCAAAACCATATGGTTCAGCATCTTTCGGCGCTTCAAAACCTTATGGTTCAGCATCTTTTGATGCCCCAAAACCTTTTGGCAGTTCAAAACCTTCTCATCCTGCTAACTTTGAGCAGAGTGCCCCTTCTTATTATGACAACAGGGACCTAGTTGGCACAGCTCCTCCTGCCCCAAGTTCCACATATGACAATCAG CTTTGCCCCATATGTCTGACCAATTCAAAAGACATGGCCTTCGGATGTGGACATCAG ACATGTTGTGAATGTGGACAAGATCTTCAGTCGTGTCCCATCTGTAGAAGCCCCATTAACACCAGAATTAAGCTTTACTAG